The genomic window GTCAGAAGCCATAAATACCATGGCTGTTCTTTTGGGGCGTAATCCTGGAGAACTCAATGAGATGCTTTCAGAAAAAAGGCCGGTACCTGTGCCACCTGCAGATGCTGCTATAGGGGTACCTGCAGACCTTCTAAGACAACGTCCTGACATCAGAAGGGCAGAGCGTCAGCTAGCAGCAGAAACTGCTCGTATTGGGATTGCCAAAGCCGATCTTTATCCTCAATTTTCTCTTTCAGGATCTTTTGGATATCAATCAATATCAAGTGGAAATCTTTTCACATCAGGAGGAAATTATTTTTCAATAGGTCCGTCACTAAGATGGAATATATTCTCTGGTGGGAGTATCTTGAATCAAATAGATGTACAGGATGCAATTGTTCGACAAAAGGCTACTCAGTATGAGAGCACGGTATTAAGTGCATTAAATGAGGCCGAGAATTCAATGACGGCATATACAGAGGACAGTATGCGACTTGTATATTTAGAAAAAACGGTAGAGGCCTCAAAGAAAACAGTGGAACTTTCTCTGAATCTTTATAAACAGGGTCTTGTAGACTTTGAAAATGTTTTAAATTCTCAGCTTAGTCAGTTTATTTCTGAAGACAGGTTAGCTCAGGCCAGGGGGGATAGTGCAGAAAATTTTGTACGTCTTTATGCAGCATTAGGTGGAGGTTGGGATCCTGATTCCATAGGTAAAATTCAGAAATAGATTAAAAAAATAAAAAATATAATTTTAAAGGAGCACTTATTATGAATTATAAAAATATTTACACCATGTTTTTCACAGTTCTGATTATGGGGACATTTTTTGTAGGATGCAAAAAAGAAAATACCTATTCTCCACCACCACCATCTAAGGTTACTGTTAACAAACCTAGGCAACAAAATATTACAAATTATCTGGAATTTACAGGAATTACAGAGGCGATGGACTCTGTAGAGATAAGACCCCGTGTAGAGGGATATTTAGAAAAAGTAATGTTTAAACCTGGATCATTTGTAAAAAAGGGAGATTTATTATTTGTAATAGATCAGCGTCCATATAAGGCAAAACTAGGTGAAGCAAAGGCACAACTAGCAATAGAAATATCAAAATTAAAGGCTGCTGAAGCAACTTTCCAAAGAATGGAGATGGCCTATAAAGAACGTGCTGTAAGCGAGGTAAGTGTGATACAGGCAAGAGCTGATATGGAAGTGGCAAAGGCAGCTATAGAATCTGCCAATGCTGCAGTGCAAACTGCAGAACTTAACCTCTCTTACACAACAATACATGCCCCTATAAGCGGACGTATTGACAGAAGTTTAGTAGATGCAGGAAATCTGATAGGAGCTGGAGAAAACACCCTCCTTGCCACAATTATAAATGATAATTCTATCTATGTATATTTTAATGTAAATGAGAGAGATATTATAGATTCTGATCTTATAAATGGTGAAGCTGATTCTTTCAAGGTATATTTGGGACTTTTAAACAAAGAATTTTCTCATAAGGGAAAAATTGATTATATTAATAACAGGGTAAATCCTGCCACAGGAAATGTACAGGTAAGAGGTGTTTTTGAAAACAGTAAAAATGATATATTACCGGGGATGTTTGCTAACATTAAAATTTCTGAAAAAACCATAGAAAATGCTCTGCTTGTGCCTGATAACGTAGTCGGAAGGGATCAGCAGGGATACTATCTATTAGCTGTAAACAACGAAAATATCGTGGTGTACAAGCATGTTGAGATCGGAGATCTAATAGACGGAATGAGAGTAATAAAATCAGGAATAGAGCCAAATGAACGTATAATAGTAAACGGTATCCAGATGGCTTATCCAGGACGTGAAGTTTCTCCTATAGATGAAGAAAACTCGGAAAATAGAAGTCCTAAAACAGAAAATCAATCTATTTAAGAGGAGTGAATAATGTTTAGTAAATTCTTTATAAAGCGTCCCATTTTTGCTGGTGTTATCTCAATTGTTATAGTTATAGCAGGATTAGTGACACTGAAATCCCTTCCGGTGGCACAGTATCCTGAGATTGCTCCGCCTACAATACAGGTGTCGGCAATATATCCAGGGGCAAATGCAGAGACTATAGCACTTACTGTGGCTCAGCCTATAGAGGGGGAGGTCAACGGGGTAGAAAATATGCTCTATATGTCGAGCAATAGTTCCAATAGCGGCGAATATTCACTGAGCGTTACTTTTGAGGTCGGGACAGATATGGATGTGGCACAGAATCTAGTTCAGAATCGTGTGTCCCAGGCACTGTCATCCCTTCCAGAAGAGGTCCAACGTCAGGGAGTCACGACTGAGAAGAGATCCTCTAACATATTGTTATTGGCTAGTTTGACGTCAGATAATACAATGCACGATGATCTTTTCCTCAGTAACTATGCCACCCTCAATATAAAAGATGAGATCTCAAGAATAAAGGGTGTGGGAGGCATAACTGTATTTGGTGCCGGAGATTACAGTATGAGGATCTGGCTGTCCCCTGATAAACTAAAAGCCAGGGGACTCGCAAGCACTGACGTGGTGAGTGCCATCAGAGAGCAAAATACACAAGTAGCAGCAGGTCAGATAGGTCAAGAACCATCACCTACGGGTCAGGATTTTCAGTTTACTGTGAATATGAGAGGTAAATTAAATACTGTAGAAGAATTTGAAAATATCATAATTAAAACCATGCCTTCTGGAGGAATGGTAAGAGTCAGAGATGTAGCAAGGGTGGAGCTTGGATCACAAAGTTATAATGTATCTAGTCAACTCAACGGGCAGCCTTCTGCTGCAATTGCTGTATTTCTGCAGCCAGAAGCCAATGCCCTTGAGGTGGCAGATGGGGTGAAGGCAAAAATAAATGAATTAAGCCAAAAATTCCCTGCTGGAATGAAAGCTGATATTCCCTTTGATACTACAACCTTTGTAAAGTCCTCAATCGAAGAAGTAATAGAAACCCTTTTCATATCTGTTATTTTGGTTTTTCTTACGATACTTTTATTTCTTGAGGACTGGAGAGCCACTTTGATACCTACAGTAGCTATTCCCGTGTCTCTGATTGGTACCTTTGCAGTAATGGCGGCTCTCGGGGTAAGTGTAAATACCCTGTCGCTGTTTGGATTGGTGCTGGCCATAGGTATAGTAGTAGATGATGCGATAATAGTGGTAGAGAATGCTGTGAGGAATATAGACGAAAATGGTCTTGAACCTCGTGATGCGGCTATAAAGGCTATGGAAGAGATAACTGGTCCAGTAATAGCTACCACACTAGTTTTACTGTCAGTTTTTATTCCTACGGCATTCTTGGGAGGAATTACAGGACAGCTTTACCGGCAGTTTGCACTTACAATAGCAACGGCAACGGTATTTAGTTCTATAAATGCACTGACTTTAAGTCCGGCATTATGTGCAATATTTTTAAGACCCAAAGATGCGAACAGAAAACATAATATATTTACAAGGGGGTTCAATTCTCTCTTTGGTAAAACTCAGAAGGGTTATGCAAGTATTCTCACCTCTCTTGTGAGACGTGGGTCTGTAATGATACTTGCCTTTATAATTATAACCATTGGAGTATTCTGGAAATATGACTCTCTTCCAAAAGGATTTGTTCCCAAGGAAGACTTAGGTTATGCAATGATAAATGTGCAACTTCCAGATGCAGCTTCGCTGACTAGGACCAAGAATGTAGTAAATAAAATTTCTGAACGTTTAGAGA from uncultured Ilyobacter sp. includes these protein-coding regions:
- a CDS encoding efflux RND transporter periplasmic adaptor subunit; the encoded protein is MNYKNIYTMFFTVLIMGTFFVGCKKENTYSPPPPSKVTVNKPRQQNITNYLEFTGITEAMDSVEIRPRVEGYLEKVMFKPGSFVKKGDLLFVIDQRPYKAKLGEAKAQLAIEISKLKAAEATFQRMEMAYKERAVSEVSVIQARADMEVAKAAIESANAAVQTAELNLSYTTIHAPISGRIDRSLVDAGNLIGAGENTLLATIINDNSIYVYFNVNERDIIDSDLINGEADSFKVYLGLLNKEFSHKGKIDYINNRVNPATGNVQVRGVFENSKNDILPGMFANIKISEKTIENALLVPDNVVGRDQQGYYLLAVNNENIVVYKHVEIGDLIDGMRVIKSGIEPNERIIVNGIQMAYPGREVSPIDEENSENRSPKTENQSI
- a CDS encoding multidrug efflux RND transporter permease subunit translates to MFSKFFIKRPIFAGVISIVIVIAGLVTLKSLPVAQYPEIAPPTIQVSAIYPGANAETIALTVAQPIEGEVNGVENMLYMSSNSSNSGEYSLSVTFEVGTDMDVAQNLVQNRVSQALSSLPEEVQRQGVTTEKRSSNILLLASLTSDNTMHDDLFLSNYATLNIKDEISRIKGVGGITVFGAGDYSMRIWLSPDKLKARGLASTDVVSAIREQNTQVAAGQIGQEPSPTGQDFQFTVNMRGKLNTVEEFENIIIKTMPSGGMVRVRDVARVELGSQSYNVSSQLNGQPSAAIAVFLQPEANALEVADGVKAKINELSQKFPAGMKADIPFDTTTFVKSSIEEVIETLFISVILVFLTILLFLEDWRATLIPTVAIPVSLIGTFAVMAALGVSVNTLSLFGLVLAIGIVVDDAIIVVENAVRNIDENGLEPRDAAIKAMEEITGPVIATTLVLLSVFIPTAFLGGITGQLYRQFALTIATATVFSSINALTLSPALCAIFLRPKDANRKHNIFTRGFNSLFGKTQKGYASILTSLVRRGSVMILAFIIITIGVFWKYDSLPKGFVPKEDLGYAMINVQLPDAASLTRTKNVVNKISERLEKIEGLENRIAISGYSIMDGAAASNNAAFWIVFKPWEERKKAGLDMEKIMGEISRSVGDIQEARILVFTPPPIRGLGNAGGFQMQVQDRASSGSANLEKAVQNIVMNANSQSKLTRVYSTYRANVPQLLTVLDRTQAKTLRIPLSNIFNTLQGNLGSTYVNDFNQFGRNYQVRAQADANYRATAEDIKKLEVRNEDGEMIPIGTVLSVEEAVGPQIINRYNMYPSAAISGQGAGFTSSGEAMQIMEELAKENLPSSMGFEWTGMSYQEKAAEGNIIFIFGLAVLFVYLVLCAQYESWTLPLTIVLTVPLAVLGTVVALSIRQMDINVYTQLGIVLLIAMTCKTAILISEFAKEESNSGMSLTESALEASRLRFRPILMTAFTFILGVLPLTYATGAGAESRQSLGTATAGGMLSATLLLIFFVPVFYIKIMGAGEKLSKRSKKSKVSEDSV